The window GTGCGCGGCTGCGCCACGAGTGACTCCCACTTCTTCACCAGCGATGGCTCTGACCTTGAGCAGGTGTTCGAGGCGATCGGCCAGGGCATCGGCAATCTGAGGCTGACCCGGTGATGGCGATGCTCAACCGACTGCGCACACTGGGCCGGGACGAGGAAGGCGTGACCATCGTCGAGTTCGCGATGGTCGCTCCGGCGCTGATCCTCATCCTGCTGGCAGGCTTCGACTTTGGTCACCGCGCCTATGTCACCTCGGTCCTGCAGGGCGCGCTGACGGACGCGGCGAGGCAGGCATCGGTTGAGAACCCCAACGTCTCCGGCTCCGGCACGACGCTGGAGGAGCGGGTGGAGAACGCCATCATCGCGCAAGTCGGCCAGATTGCAACGCCGGGGTATACGCTCGACGTAACGCAGAGCAATTTCTACGAGTTCTCCGGCATCGGCAATCCCGAGAAGATCGTGCGCGATAACGACTCCGATGGCGTTTACGACGAGGATGACGGTGACTGCTTCTCCGACCTGAATGAGAACGGCCAGTACGACACCGACACCGGCCGCCAGGGCCGCGGCGGCGCCAATGACGTGGTGTTCTATGAAGCCACATTGCAGATGGACGCTATCGTCCCCCTCGCCAACTTCATCGGCGGAAGCGCGCAGCACACCATCCTTGTCGACACCGCCATACGCAACCAGCCATGGGGCACGCAGGCCACTCCGCCGACCATCTGCGGAACGGTGGCACCATGAGGGTCTTCCGTATCGCTCCCCGCGTCCGCATCAAGGGCGGCAAGCTTGTCCGCATCGTGCGTGACGAAGACGGTGTTGCGCTGATCGAATTCGCCTTTGCCGCGCCTGTCCTGCTCCTGCTCATCCTCGGCGGGCTGGAGCTCGCCAATTACGCGCTCGCGCAATTGCGCGTGAACCAGATCGCCATGACCGTGGCCGACAATGCAGGCCGCGTGACAACCGGCATCGACGAGGCCAATGTGCAGGAGGTCTTCGCCGGCGCCGGAGTGATCGGCGAACCCATAGATTTCGAGGCCAATGGCCGCGTCATGCTTTCCTCGCTGCAGCACAATGGCCATGACGACAGCAATGAAGGCCAGATGATCAACTGGCAGCGCTGCTGGGGCGATCTCGAGACCGACCCTATCTACGGCGTCGAAGGCGACGGACGTAACGACAATTCGCTCGAACAGGGCATGGGATCGGGCTCTAACCGCATCCTCTCTGCCCCCGGCACGGCGGTGATGGTGGTCGAAGTGGTGTACCAGTACCAGCCGCTGATCGACACCGGCTTCATGGTAATCAACGACACGATCCGCCACGAAAGCGCCTTCAACGTGCGTAACCGCCAGAACAACGACCTGACCAACAGCCAGGGCCTGACCGCAACGACATGCCAGATCTACGGCACCAACAATGGTGGCGGATCGGGCAATGGTGGCGGTAACGGCGGCGGTTCGGGCGGCGGCGGTAACGGCAACGGTGGCGGCAATGGCAACGGAGGCGGAAACGGTAACGGTGGCGGAAACGGCAACGGTGGCGGAAACGGTAACGGTGGCGGAAACGGCAACGGAGGCGGCAATGGCAACGGAGGCGGGAACGGTAACGGCAACGGCAATGGCGGCGGTAACGGCAATGGGAACGGCGGCTGATTCCATCGCCCGCCCGCTCAGGGTGTGACAGGTGTGACAGTGTCCTGAGGCAAAATCTGCCGCTCACATTACACCTCGAAAAACCGCAGAAAACTCACCTTTTCGCGCGCCAAAACCCATGTGCTCCAACCAGTCACAACTCCCATCCTGTAGGAAAGTCTTTCTGCCTTTTGCTCTGGCTATCAACAGCTTGACGTGTAAGCTCCCCGCAGCCGCTCACCATGGGCGGCGACACAAAGGGGGAATACATGTCACACTGGCAGATGGGCACAGAGCCCGACAGCAAAGGCAATCGCGACCTGACGATCGACATCCAGACGGATGATTCAGTCGGCACGCTGAAAGGCACGGTGACCTTTCAGGACAGGCCGTATTCGGTGACAGGCCATTGGGCAGCGGAAGGCTCTGTCCCGGGGCGCAACTATTCCTGCCTCGCCATGTGCGGACCGGATCATGATCCCGCTCCCGAAATGCTGACACTCTCGGGTACGCTTGTGGGCAAGGGCTATGCCCCGGACTCCATCCAGGCCAATGTCACCCGCACCGATTCCAAAACCGGCCTGCAATATGGCTATGGCGGCAAATTGCTGCCGATGTAGCACCGGCCTCGCTCGCCGTGTGAAACTCAGGCAAAGCAAAGCCTTGCAATCCCGGGGGCATGCGGTGAACAGGCACCATGCGAATGGCGAAATTCCTGCGGCGAGCGATTGCCTGGACGTTGCTCGGCGTTGCGGCCGTGCTCGCCCGGGAGCACCGCGATACGCTGCTGCGTGAAATCGTCGCTCCGCTGCCCGGCGCGGCAGATTCGCGGCTGGCTTTCGAGGGATGGCTGGAGGAGGACCCGGCGCGCGGCGAGGAATTTGCGCGCTTCACTGCCTTTCTCGCTGAGGAGGGCGTGGCCGATGTAGTCGAGCCTTGGCAGCTCATGCGCATCGACAGCTATTACGCGCGTGAATGCGAGGTGGAGCCCTTCACCATTCCGCCAGAGGAGCTGTGGCCCAATGTCCTCCCGGCCCTGCGGCTGGTGAGGGACGAGGTCGTGCCCACGGTAGGCCCGGTCAGCGTCCTGTCATCCTACCGCACGCCCGAACTCAACGCCTGCGCCCGCGGGGCGAGCCGTTCCAACCATCTCGAATTCTCCGCCCTCGATCTCGCAACGGAGCCGCGCCGGAGGGGCGAAGACCTCTACCGCGAATTATGCGCCATGCACGATGCGGCCGGCCCGGAAAGCCGCATGGGCCTCGGCGCCTATTACGATCCGGCTGACGAGGGTTTTGCGGGAGGCAGGTTTCACGTGGACGGCGAAGGCTATCGCAGCTGGGGGCGGAGCTACACCTCGGCGACCAGTCCTTGCAGGGTGTTTTAGAAGGCGGCGAAGTCAGGCGGTCTCATCGCCCGAACCGGTGCGCGATCCTCCGCCCCCCGCCATCAAATCGCGCTGCGCCTTCATTTCGGCCCGCATTTCGGTCGCCTGCAGATGCAGCGCCTTGGAAGAAATGCCGATCTCGCGGCTCGACTGGAAGAAGCCCAACACCAGCCAGAAGAAGGCAAGCGGACTGAAGACGCCGCCCAGAAAATCGCCCAGCTCATTCAGCGCAAGATTGGCCGGGTTCTGCCCCTGCACGATCAGGTAGATCACTAGCCCGCCAAGATAGGCGCCGGTAAGGACGAAGCCGATGCGCGGCAAATGGCGCCGCCGCTTCTCCTCATCCTCCAGCAGGCGAGTGACGAGAGGCATGCCGTTTTCGTCGTGCTCGCCCATCAGTCTCTGTTGCGCCGATCATCGGGCTCCCTGGCGACGCCTTTGAACGGCTCGCCATCGGATTTCACGTCGAGGAATTCGCCCGCATCCTCGCCATCGGACCGGTCGCGCTTCACCCACTTGCCGGTATCCGGATTCCAAACCTGCGTCCGATCGTCGACAGAGCCGATACGGTGGCCCTCCCCGGTATTCTTAGCCATGTCGTTTCTCCTTGGGACATCAACGGGCGGGGATTCCCGGTGGTTCCGGGGCCGGGCCGGGATTCACGCCCGTGCGGCACGCGCTGGTGTGCATCCCGGCAGCCCGCTACGCCCGGAGCATGAACCAACGCGTCACCATACTTGTCGATGCCGATGCCTGCCCTGTGAAGGAGGAAATCTACCACGTGGCCGAGCGGCACAAGGCCCATGTCCGTGTGGTCAGCAACAGCCCCTTCCGCGTGCCGACGAGCGAGCGGGTCAAGCGCGTGATGGTGGGCGATGGCTTCGACGCGGCGGACGACTGGATCGCGCAAGAAGCGGGCGAGCGCAGCGTGGTGATCACCGCCGACATCCTGCTGGCCGAACGCTGCCTGAAAGCGGGCGCGACAGTGCTGCGACACGACGGCCGCGCATTCGACGCCGCCAGCATCGGCAGCGCGATTGCCACACGCGCGATCATGCAGGACCTGCGCGCCGGGATGGACGGCCCGCTCGGCGCAGCCGGAGGCGGCCCGCCACCGTTCACCAAGGCGGATCGGTCGAATTTCCTGCAAGCGCTGGACCGGGAACTGGTAAAACTGTCACGCGGCTGAAGTGCGGATGGCGGGGAGCCAGTCCGGTTTCGCTATCTATTCCCTGCAATCGGTCCATAGTGCGTCCGGGGCATTCCGCTCCGATTGGAAAAGACCATGGCCAAAGGCCAGCAGAAGAAGAGTCGAGAGAACCGCAAACCCAAGCAGGAGAAGGTAAAGACCAACGCCTCCAACCCCAGCGTGAAGCCGGGCGCGATCAAGGGACTGGAGAATATGCGGAACAGTTGAGGGCCTAGCCCTCCTCGCGCTCGACCAGCGGCTTGCCCTTCCTGGCCTTGTGGTCAGCCAGCAGCCGGTCGATCTCGGCAATCCGCAACCGCTGCGGCGTATCGCGCTTCAGCCCCTTGAGGCGGCATTCGCCCCACAGCTTGCGACGTTCGGATTCGAGGTTTTTCAGGTAAAGATCGGCCATGGCGGCGCTATGGGCGCGTTTGAGCGCGGTGGCTAGTCACCCCGTCCCAGCGCCTTGTCCGCGAGCACGGTGTCCATATACTCGCGCACTTCGACGATCTTGCCGTCCGCCATGCGGAAGACGAAGCAATAGTCATTGTCGTAGCGGTTGCCCTCGACCGTCTGAGCATCCCCCTTCGCCAGCACGACGACATGGTCGCCATCGGCCAGGATCAGCTCGGGAATGTTGAGGTAGGGCCCCGCAAAGCGCGCAAACAACGGCCCCACCAGATCCCGCTCGACCGCCGCAAGCCCCTTCGCGTGCTTCGACCACGCCGAAGATCCCATCACCCGCCACTCGATGTCCTCATCGAACAACGGCATGAATTGCGACGGGTCCCCGTGGCGGAGACCTTCGAAAGCCTTGGTGATGAGGGCGCGGTTGGTTTCTGTGGGTTGGGTCATATGATCTTGGCCGAGATTTGAGTAACGGCAACAAAATTCTTAAGCCTTCAGCAAATCGCAGAAACGAATTGCAGATATCGCACAGTCGTTAAGTTAATCTGGGTGTCTTGAAAGAATGCGCTTTGAATTGCTCATGAAGATAATCGAGGCCAACTTGTACGGCGCGCTGGGTTGCAAGTCTTCTCATGTCCCCTTTGCTCGACTTGTCTTGCGACTCTTTTCCGGCGGCCAGATCGCTTATACCTCTAACCGCTACCGCATGTGTACCTTGGCTAATCCGGCTTATGTCTTGGAACGCCGAGAAAAAGCCAAATGATTCCATGTCTACCGCCAAGAGCTTCGAGTTGTCCCAGCGACACCGCTCGTTAAACTCCGACGGATTGTTCAGATGATAAAAATCCATATCCCAGCAATCATTTTTCTCAAGCAAGTAGTTTAAATACTCAGACGAATCTAAGACCATGTTTGAGCCGAGAATAGACCCGGAATGCAGAGAAAAATCGCGCGCGCACTTTTCTCCAAACTCTTCCTCTCTTCTCATCATAAACTTGTCGATGCTGAATTCTTCGCTATCACGATTGATAGACTGCCTCACATAACGGTAAAAACTTCCCGAAAACCGAGTGTCTCTTCCGTCCAAAAGTTGTTTTTCACCGTCTCTATGCTGGCTCACTTGATCAGTGAAATTTGGATCACAAACTTTGCTAGCATCCGTTGGCATCAAAGTTTTGATGACTGAGTTGTCACAGTCTTTTATCTTGTCTGGCGCGTAGTACTTTACGTGGGCAGAAATGACCACGTCACCTAGCTTCACGCTCTTGTGATCTAACGAGCCAGATATTCCAATGAGCAATGCGTATGCCGGCGCGCTCCCCTGAGCCACAGAGGAGCCGACAAATGCCGCAGATCGAGTATTTCCCATCCCATGAATTAGATAAACGGTTCCTTCGCGACCTTTGCCATGGCCATTACCGAGTTTGTAAAGAAATCTTGTCCGCTTGGCATCGATATCGGACTTAGAGCCTTTAAAGGTCCCATTGGCCTTTAACACATCCAGAGCTGCTCCCAATTCTTCTGGAAGAGCGACAAAAATCGCAAAATCAGACACAAACCCTCCGCTTTATGAAAACTGTATTATATTCAATTCGTCACAAGCGAGTTGAAAGTCAGCATCTTTGGATAGATGGGACACCCAATTGTCTGGTAAATCTGAGACAAAGTATTCGACTTCTAAGCACCCGAACTTCAAGAAAGACAGCTCGACCTCACTGAAAAACTTTCGCCGCAAAAAGCTTTGCAGCAAGAGCGGTTTCACCAAATGCTCTTCACGGACACTCAAGACTTCGTCGCCCTCTGCGTTTTTTTCGTACCTGAATGGAGTCACATTCATTACGAAACGACAAAGTTTATCAGAATCTTGACGGTACTTTTTGCTATTGCGAGATATTTGGATTTTATGGGGCCGGGACAGGTATGCAAACAACAAGACCTGAGCGAATTCTCGAGTGCT is drawn from Aurantiacibacter sp. MUD61 and contains these coding sequences:
- a CDS encoding YaiI/YqxD family protein, whose amino-acid sequence is MNQRVTILVDADACPVKEEIYHVAERHKAHVRVVSNSPFRVPTSERVKRVMVGDGFDAADDWIAQEAGERSVVITADILLAERCLKAGATVLRHDGRAFDAASIGSAIATRAIMQDLRAGMDGPLGAAGGGPPPFTKADRSNFLQALDRELVKLSRG
- a CDS encoding D-Ala-D-Ala carboxypeptidase family metallohydrolase, which translates into the protein MRMAKFLRRAIAWTLLGVAAVLAREHRDTLLREIVAPLPGAADSRLAFEGWLEEDPARGEEFARFTAFLAEEGVADVVEPWQLMRIDSYYARECEVEPFTIPPEELWPNVLPALRLVRDEVVPTVGPVSVLSSYRTPELNACARGASRSNHLEFSALDLATEPRRRGEDLYRELCAMHDAAGPESRMGLGAYYDPADEGFAGGRFHVDGEGYRSWGRSYTSATSPCRVF
- a CDS encoding TadE/TadG family type IV pilus assembly protein translates to MRVFRIAPRVRIKGGKLVRIVRDEDGVALIEFAFAAPVLLLLILGGLELANYALAQLRVNQIAMTVADNAGRVTTGIDEANVQEVFAGAGVIGEPIDFEANGRVMLSSLQHNGHDDSNEGQMINWQRCWGDLETDPIYGVEGDGRNDNSLEQGMGSGSNRILSAPGTAVMVVEVVYQYQPLIDTGFMVINDTIRHESAFNVRNRQNNDLTNSQGLTATTCQIYGTNNGGGSGNGGGNGGGSGGGGNGNGGGNGNGGGNGNGGGNGNGGGNGNGGGNGNGGGNGNGGGNGNGNGNGGGNGNGNGG
- a CDS encoding phosphorylase family protein — encoded protein: MSDFAIFVALPEELGAALDVLKANGTFKGSKSDIDAKRTRFLYKLGNGHGKGREGTVYLIHGMGNTRSAAFVGSSVAQGSAPAYALLIGISGSLDHKSVKLGDVVISAHVKYYAPDKIKDCDNSVIKTLMPTDASKVCDPNFTDQVSQHRDGEKQLLDGRDTRFSGSFYRYVRQSINRDSEEFSIDKFMMRREEEFGEKCARDFSLHSGSILGSNMVLDSSEYLNYLLEKNDCWDMDFYHLNNPSEFNERCRWDNSKLLAVDMESFGFFSAFQDISRISQGTHAVAVRGISDLAAGKESQDKSSKGDMRRLATQRAVQVGLDYLHEQFKAHSFKTPRLT
- a CDS encoding TadE/TadG family type IV pilus assembly protein, whose amino-acid sequence is MAMLNRLRTLGRDEEGVTIVEFAMVAPALILILLAGFDFGHRAYVTSVLQGALTDAARQASVENPNVSGSGTTLEERVENAIIAQVGQIATPGYTLDVTQSNFYEFSGIGNPEKIVRDNDSDGVYDEDDGDCFSDLNENGQYDTDTGRQGRGGANDVVFYEATLQMDAIVPLANFIGGSAQHTILVDTAIRNQPWGTQATPPTICGTVAP
- a CDS encoding nuclear transport factor 2 family protein; this translates as MTQPTETNRALITKAFEGLRHGDPSQFMPLFDEDIEWRVMGSSAWSKHAKGLAAVERDLVGPLFARFAGPYLNIPELILADGDHVVVLAKGDAQTVEGNRYDNDYCFVFRMADGKIVEVREYMDTVLADKALGRGD